The Flavobacterium faecale genomic sequence ATTGGGTAATCCAAAGTCATTTTTTCTTTTCTGTATAAAGCACGGTGTGAATCTTTCAGGATTTGGAAATCCAAAACATTCTCTAAGTTATGATCTTGTTTCTCTGTGTTTCTTACCGTTAGATACTTATAAGAATCTGGTCTGTGTAAGATAGAAGATAAATCTAAACCTCTTGCTTTGTAATGTGTAATCGCTTTGTTAGAATTGATTTTATGCGTTTGCCCAATCATTTCTTCCATAGTTCTGAAACCTAATGAAGCCATGATACCTCTTAATTCTTCTGCAACATAGTAGAAGAAGTTAATAACGTGCTCAGGAGTTCCTTTAAAGTTTTTACGCAACGTTTTATCTTGAGTTGCAATACCTACAGGGCAAGTGTTCAAGTGACATTTACGCATCATGATACATCCAGAAGCTACAAGTGGGGCAGTTGCAAAACCAAATTCTTCAGCACCTAATAGACAAGCAATAGCTACGTCACGTCCAGTTTTCAATTGGCCATCACATTCTACAACAATACGACTTCTTAAATTGTTTAATACTAATGTTTGTTGCGCTTCTGCCAATCCAAGTTCCCAAGGAAGACCTGCGTGTTTTAACGATGTTAATGGAGATGCTCCAGTTCCACCATCATAACCAGCAATAAGTACAACATCTGCTTTTGCTTTTGCAACACCCGCAGCAATAGTACCAACACCAACTTCAGAAACCAATTTCACATTGATACGAGCTTCTCTGTTAGCATTTTTCAAGTCAAAGATTAATTGTGCTAAATCTTCAATTGAGTAAATATCGTGGTGTGGTGGAGGCGAAATCAATCCAACAAATGGAGTTGAGTTACGTGCTTCTGCTATCCAAGGCAATACTTTTTCACCTGGTAATTGTCCACCTTCTCCAGGTTTTGCACCTTGAGCCATTTTAATTTGAATCTCTTTTGCACTAGACAAGTAGTGAGAAGTTACTCCAAAACGTCCTGACGCTACTTGTTTGATAGCCGAGTTACGACTGTCACCATTTACATCTGGTTGGAAACGTTTTCTATCTTCTCCACCTTCACCAGAATTGGATTTTCCTCCAATACGGTTCATTGCGATAGCTAAGTTTTCGTGTGCTTCTCTAGAGATAGATCCGTATGACATTGCTCCCGTTTTAAAACGTTTTACGATGTCTGTCCATGGTTCTACTTCGTCCAACGGAATAGGGTCTAAGTTATCAAATTCGAATAATCCACGAATCGTCATTAAACTTGTAGCTTGATCATTTACCGTTTTAGCATACACATCATAACTATCTTGGTCACTCAAACGTACTGCTTGTTGCAATTTGGCAACAGTAACAGGGTTAAACATGTGACGTTCTCCATTACGTCTCCATCTGTATTCACCACCAATGTTTAATCCTAAACGGTTTGGTACTAAAACATCTGGGTAGGCGTATTGGTATCTTTCGTTGATTTCTTTTTCAATTTCGTACAATCCAATACCTTCAATTCTTGAAGCTGTGTAAGGGAAATATTTTTCAACAAATTTAGAGTTGAAACCTACGATTTCGAAAATTTGAGAACCTCTATACGAATGTAAAGTCGAGATTCCGATTTTGTTCATGATTTTCAAAATACCAGAACCAATTGCTTTGTTGAAGTTGTCAACTGCTTTTTGTTCGCTGATATTTGTAATGAAACCTTCTTGTACTTGTACACGAATAATTTCGTTCACCATATAAGGATTGATCGCAGATGCTCCGTATCCAAATAAAGTTGCAAAATGATGTGGTTCACGTGGTTCAGCCGATTCGATAATGATATCAAAATACGAACGCTTGCGCAAACGGTTCATTTGGTGGTTTACATAAGAACAAGCTAACAAGGCAGGAATAGGAGCGAACTCCTTATTTACACCTCTATCAGATAAGATAATTAAGTTAGTTCCTCTTTCTAATGCTTTTGTAATTTGGATGATAATGTTGTCCAAAGCATTTTCTAAACCATTCAATCCTTTATCTTTTGCATAAAGAATTTCAACTGTTTCTGCTTTGAAATTATCGATATCAATATTTCTAATTTTCTCTAAATCGTCATTAGAGATCACTGGATTCTGAATTCTTAATTTTCTACATTGCTTGCTAGAAATGTCAAAGATGTTTCTGTCTTGACCCAATGCCAAACTAATATCGGTAACAATTTCTTCACGAATACCATCCAAAGGAGGATTGGTAACTTGAGCAAATAATTGTTTGAAGTAGTTAGGAATTAATTGTGGTCTATCAGATAAAACAGCAAGCGGTGTATCAATACCCATAGAACCCAAAGCTTCTTTTCCTGCTTGCGCCATAGGAACGATCATCTCTTGGATATCTTCTAGAGTATAGTTGAATAAACGTTCTCTTGTTTTTAAATCTATAGTTTCAATTGGACATGCAATAGTCGTTGTTGGAACATCTTTCAGGTTCAAACGGTACTGTTTCAACCATTCTTGGTATGGTCTTTCAGAAACGATTTTACTTTTGATCTCCATATCATTAATGATACGACCTTCGTTCATGTCTACCAAGAACATTTTTCCTGGTTCCAATCTACCATGGCTTTCAACATCAGCAGGATCTACTTCAACAACACCAATTTCAGATGCCATGATTAATTTTCCGCTTTTTGTAACCGTGTAACGAGAAGGACGTAAACCATTACGGTCAAGTAATGCTCCAATATAATCACCATCTGAGAAAGGTACAGACGCTGGTCCATCCCATGGCTCCATGATACAAGCATTGTACTCATAGAATGCTTTTCTTTCGTCAGACATGGTTTTGTGTTTCTCCCATGCTTCAGGGATCATCATCATCATAACCTCTGGCAAAGATCTTCCGGTATGTGTTAGTAATTCCACCACCATATCCATAGAAGCAGAATCTGATTTCCCAGGAAGGATGATAGGGAATAATTTTTCGATTTGTGGTCCAAAGACATCACTTTTCATGATTTCTTCACGTACACGCATTCTACTCACGTTACCACGCAAAGTATTGATCTCACCATTTTGACACATAAAGCGAAACGGTTGAGCCAATTCCCATGTTGGCATTGTATTAGTAGAGAAACGTTGGTGTACCAACGCCAAACGAGTTACTAAATCCGTTTGTTGTAAGTCGGTATAATAAGGTCCAATATCTTCGGGCATGATAATACCCTTGTATATTAAGGTTGTAGTCGATAAACTTGGAACGTAGAAATAATCACTTTGTGAAATTTTCGAATTTAAAACTGTATGCTCAGCAATTTTACGTGCAGCATATAATTTAGCTTTAAAACTAGCTTCATCAATAGTTTCCGTTTTTCCAATAAACAGTTGCTCAATCGCAGGCTCAGATGCCAATGCAATTTCACCTAATTGAGTAGAATCAACAGGCACTTCTCTCCAACCTAAAACGGTAAGTCCTTGTGCTTTGATTTCTTTTTCAAATATGTCTTTACAAAAAACGTATTGGTTTTTGATTTTAGGTAAAAATACCATTCCAACAGCATACTCACGTGCAGCAGGTAGGCTAAAGTCACAAACTCTATTGAAGTACTCATGCGGTATGTCAATTAATAGTCCAGCTCCATCTCCTGTTTTTCCGTCAGCACTAACACCACCACGGTGCTCTAGTTTTACTAGAATTTCTAATGCGTCATGTATAATTTGATTTGTTTTCTCCCCCTTTAGGTTACAAATAAAACCAGCTCCACAATTTTCATGCTCAAATTCTGGCAAATAAAGGCCTTGTTTTTTAAGTTTCATGCTTGATAATTTTTTTTTACAAAAATAAAGATTTCATTGTATATAATAAGCTAAAATCAGGCTTTAAGCTATATTTTTATAGTAAAATCATAAAAGAAGGTGATATTTGTCAATATGCGGTATTTTTATGCTTTGAATTGGTAAAATGATAATTAGTCTCGAATTTAAAAGGGACTTTTGAACATTTTATGACAAATTTGTGATTTTTGACTCAAATTTAAGAAGCGTAATGAGGGCAAAAACAAAGAATTTTTTTATCATTTTCGAATATAAAAAGGCCAATCATTTATTTTAACATTTGTTCAAAAATAAATGATTTTTAAAGTATAAAAATATTTCTCTCTTAAGTTGTATTTTGTTACTTTTGTGGCACTTATTTATTCTGAAACAAATTCAGAGTCCAGATAAAATCTATATTATGAACATACACGAATATCAAGGTAAAGAAATTCTTGCTAGTTACGGAGTTCGCATTCAACGCGGAATAGTAGCTAATAACGCGGCTGAAGCTGTTGCTGCTGCAAAACAATTAACTGCTGAGACCGGTACAGGATGGCACGTTATTAAAGCTCAAGTTCACGCAGGTGGACGTGGAAAAGGTGGAGGAGTGAAGCTTGCTAAAAACTTAGCAGAAGTAGAAAAAATTGCAGGTGAAATCATCGGAATGCAATTGGTAACACCTCAAACATCTGCTGAAGGTAAAAAAGTACACAAAATTTTAGTAGCTGAGGATGTATACTATCCAGGTGAAAGTGAAGTTTCTGAATTTTATGTTTCTGTATTATTAAATAGAGGTACAGGTCGTAATATGATCATGTATTCTACTGAAGGTGGTATGGACATTGAAGAAGTTGCAGAACACACACCACATTTAATCTTCACAGAAGAAATTGACCCTACTGTTGGATTGCAAGGTTTTCAAGCTAGAAAAATTGCTTTCAACTTAGGTCTTTCTGGGAATGCATTGAAAGAAATGGTGAAATTCATCGACGCTTTATACAAAGCATATATCGGTTCTGATGCATCTATGTTCGAAATCAACCCTGTATTAAAAACGTCTGATGATAAAATCTTAGCAGTTGATGCAAAAGTTGATATCGATGATAACGCTTTGTACAGACAAGTAAAAATCGCTGAAATGCGTGACGTACGTGAAGAGAACCCAATCGAAGTAGAAGCTAAAGAAGTAGGATTGAACTACGTAGATCTTGACGGTACTGTTGGATGTATGGTAAACGGTGCAGGTCTTGCAATGGCAACTATGGATTTAATTAAATATGCTGGTTTTGAGCCTGCTAACTTCTTAGACGTAGGTGGAACTGCTGATGCTAAACGTGTTGAAACGGCTTTCCGTATCATCTTAAAAGATCCAAACGTAAAAGCAATTTTGATTAACATTTTTGGTGGTATCGTTCGTTGTGACCGTGTTGCTCAAGGTGTTGTTGATGCTTACAAAAACATGGGAGATGCTATTAGAGTGCCAATCATCGTACGTTTGCAAGGAACTAACGCTGGAATTGCAAAAGAATTAATTGATAATTCTGGTATGCCAATTCTTTCTGCGGTAGAATTCCAAGAAGCTGCTGACCAAGTAAAAGCTGCTCTTTCTTAATTGAAAAATTATCGAAATTAGTTATCTAATTTCAACCCAATATAAATCCCGAGTAGTTGCTCGGGATTTTTTTTTGTCTTAAATTAAGCTAAAAGGTGATTTGATGTTTGGCCTATTTTTGATTTTGTGATCTGAATGGTTTGAGATGTATACCAAATAACAATCATTTTCTTTTTTAAATCAACTGTCGTTTTGCTGCAGCGTTTGATTTTCGATTGCATCCAGTGGGTAATAGGACAATGTTATCAATGTTATTGCTTTTAGTTTTTATTGGACTACTTAATAATCCGTAAGTTTGCTTTTTTATTTTTAGAAAAACTCATTCTGATACTAACATATGATTACGATTAACCAAGATTTTTCTTTTTCGATAGATAATGTGCTGTTTGTTTTTGCACTAGAGATGGAGGCCGCAAAGGTTTTTGACAACATGAATACTTTGTTTACGGGAATAGGGAAGGTGAATGCGAGCTACGAACTGACCAAAAGAATAACAACTCAAAAACCAGATTTGATTGTGAACTTGGGTTCGGCAGGAAGCAATTATTTTGCTAAGGGTGATGTGGTTTGCTGCACGCAATTTGTGCAACGCGACATGGATGTGCGCGGTCTTGGATACGCACTATACGAAACACCTTTTGCCGAAGGACCCGTGGTATTGCCGTATGGTATGCAAAAAGAGGGTTTGCCAAACGGAATTTGTGGTACGGGTGATAATTTTGAAATGAGCCACGCCGCCTCGTTGTACAATCTAGTAGACATGGAGGCGTATGCCTTAGCAATGATTGCCAAAAAAGAAGGTATTCCGTTTTTGTGTCTCAAATATATCTCAGACGGTGCCGATGATAATGCTGCTGAAGATTGGCCTGTTTTGGTACACAAAGCGGCGGTTGCATTTGGTGCTATTTTTGATTTAGGAGCACAGTAGTCTCTTTATCTTAATTATAGAAAAGTTATTTTTTTCGAATGAAATAAAAAGGACGCAACCGCACAAACCGCTAGTCTTGGTTTTGCAATACCAATAATTTACTCGGGTATTTTTGGGCAAAGGCAGCGATAACTTGTACCGTATAATAACTTGATGGATAACGTGTGAGTTGTTCTTTCATTTCATCTGCTTCAGTGATCGGAATATCATTGGTTAAATATCCCATACCATAAAAGTGACCTTTTTCAACCCAAACGCAACTGTATTCTTCTTCAGTACGACCTTTGTCGATAAGGGCAAAAGTAGCTCTGTTGTTAAGATAAAAGTCCAAGGCTTCGGTAATTTTTTGGTTGTGCTGGGTCATCTCGGGTAAGTCTGTGGTGGAGGTAGCAAACGGACTTTCGCCCATTCCATACTTGCAGAATCGGTGATCGATTTCAAATTTCTCTGCCAGTTCTCGCAATTTGGTAATGCCGTCATGTAGGGAATTGAAAGTCTCCAAACAATTTTGATTTTTACTAAGTTTCCCAACGGCTAAGTAACGGTAACCATTTCTTGCTTCATATTCCAACAAACCATATTTGGCTTCAAATCGTTTTAAGGCTTTGTTGTGTATCGGCCATAATTTTTTGATTTCGCTAGCCTCCAATAACAATGCAATCAATTCGGTAGCGCAAATTTCAAACGAAATGGCGTGTATGTCTCTTAAAAAATTTTGTCTTTGGGGTGTTATTTTATGACCGGTAAAGTGCGAAGCTACTCTTTTTTTGAGATTTACTGCTTTTCCAACATAGACTACTTTACGTAATTTATTGTAAAAATAATAGATACCTGGCTTTTCGGGTAATTGCTCAAAATCTTCAGGCGGAAGGTTTGGAGGTAAACGCTGATCGGGTGCCGTTTTTTTTATCATTTTCGAAATTTCGCCTTCAGTATCCCATTCAAGTAATCGAGAAAATAAAATAGCAGTGGCATCGGCATCTCCTCCTGCACGGTGGCGATTGTCAAGATTGATGTCTAATGAATCACAAAGGCGACCTAAACTATAAGAAAGAAGCCCTGGTCTTATTTTTCTAGACGCTCGTACGGTACACAGTTTTTTGGCAGTCCATTTTAGTCCTGATTTTTCTAACTCATGGCGCACGAACGAATAATCAAAGTTGACATTGTGTGCCACAAAAACGCGATCGGTCAGCATGTCCAACACTTTATTCGAAATAAAATCAAATACAGGTGCCTTCGCGACCATTTCGTTTGTGATTCCGGTTAAGGCAAATATGGCGGGCGGAATTTCTTTTTCGGGATTTACTAAGGATTCCCATCGGTCGATAACTTTTTCACCATCGTGTATGATAATAGCG encodes the following:
- a CDS encoding nucleosidase; its protein translation is MITINQDFSFSIDNVLFVFALEMEAAKVFDNMNTLFTGIGKVNASYELTKRITTQKPDLIVNLGSAGSNYFAKGDVVCCTQFVQRDMDVRGLGYALYETPFAEGPVVLPYGMQKEGLPNGICGTGDNFEMSHAASLYNLVDMEAYALAMIAKKEGIPFLCLKYISDGADDNAAEDWPVLVHKAAVAFGAIFDLGAQ
- a CDS encoding exonuclease domain-containing protein, whose translation is MKKQEYAIVDIETTGGNATHSRITEIAIIIHDGEKVIDRWESLVNPEKEIPPAIFALTGITNEMVAKAPVFDFISNKVLDMLTDRVFVAHNVNFDYSFVRHELEKSGLKWTAKKLCTVRASRKIRPGLLSYSLGRLCDSLDINLDNRHRAGGDADATAILFSRLLEWDTEGEISKMIKKTAPDQRLPPNLPPEDFEQLPEKPGIYYFYNKLRKVVYVGKAVNLKKRVASHFTGHKITPQRQNFLRDIHAISFEICATELIALLLEASEIKKLWPIHNKALKRFEAKYGLLEYEARNGYRYLAVGKLSKNQNCLETFNSLHDGITKLRELAEKFEIDHRFCKYGMGESPFATSTTDLPEMTQHNQKITEALDFYLNNRATFALIDKGRTEEEYSCVWVEKGHFYGMGYLTNDIPITEADEMKEQLTRYPSSYYTVQVIAAFAQKYPSKLLVLQNQD
- the sucC gene encoding ADP-forming succinate--CoA ligase subunit beta, with translation MNIHEYQGKEILASYGVRIQRGIVANNAAEAVAAAKQLTAETGTGWHVIKAQVHAGGRGKGGGVKLAKNLAEVEKIAGEIIGMQLVTPQTSAEGKKVHKILVAEDVYYPGESEVSEFYVSVLLNRGTGRNMIMYSTEGGMDIEEVAEHTPHLIFTEEIDPTVGLQGFQARKIAFNLGLSGNALKEMVKFIDALYKAYIGSDASMFEINPVLKTSDDKILAVDAKVDIDDNALYRQVKIAEMRDVREENPIEVEAKEVGLNYVDLDGTVGCMVNGAGLAMATMDLIKYAGFEPANFLDVGGTADAKRVETAFRIILKDPNVKAILINIFGGIVRCDRVAQGVVDAYKNMGDAIRVPIIVRLQGTNAGIAKELIDNSGMPILSAVEFQEAADQVKAALS
- the gltB gene encoding glutamate synthase large subunit produces the protein MKLKKQGLYLPEFEHENCGAGFICNLKGEKTNQIIHDALEILVKLEHRGGVSADGKTGDGAGLLIDIPHEYFNRVCDFSLPAAREYAVGMVFLPKIKNQYVFCKDIFEKEIKAQGLTVLGWREVPVDSTQLGEIALASEPAIEQLFIGKTETIDEASFKAKLYAARKIAEHTVLNSKISQSDYFYVPSLSTTTLIYKGIIMPEDIGPYYTDLQQTDLVTRLALVHQRFSTNTMPTWELAQPFRFMCQNGEINTLRGNVSRMRVREEIMKSDVFGPQIEKLFPIILPGKSDSASMDMVVELLTHTGRSLPEVMMMMIPEAWEKHKTMSDERKAFYEYNACIMEPWDGPASVPFSDGDYIGALLDRNGLRPSRYTVTKSGKLIMASEIGVVEVDPADVESHGRLEPGKMFLVDMNEGRIINDMEIKSKIVSERPYQEWLKQYRLNLKDVPTTTIACPIETIDLKTRERLFNYTLEDIQEMIVPMAQAGKEALGSMGIDTPLAVLSDRPQLIPNYFKQLFAQVTNPPLDGIREEIVTDISLALGQDRNIFDISSKQCRKLRIQNPVISNDDLEKIRNIDIDNFKAETVEILYAKDKGLNGLENALDNIIIQITKALERGTNLIILSDRGVNKEFAPIPALLACSYVNHQMNRLRKRSYFDIIIESAEPREPHHFATLFGYGASAINPYMVNEIIRVQVQEGFITNISEQKAVDNFNKAIGSGILKIMNKIGISTLHSYRGSQIFEIVGFNSKFVEKYFPYTASRIEGIGLYEIEKEINERYQYAYPDVLVPNRLGLNIGGEYRWRRNGERHMFNPVTVAKLQQAVRLSDQDSYDVYAKTVNDQATSLMTIRGLFEFDNLDPIPLDEVEPWTDIVKRFKTGAMSYGSISREAHENLAIAMNRIGGKSNSGEGGEDRKRFQPDVNGDSRNSAIKQVASGRFGVTSHYLSSAKEIQIKMAQGAKPGEGGQLPGEKVLPWIAEARNSTPFVGLISPPPHHDIYSIEDLAQLIFDLKNANREARINVKLVSEVGVGTIAAGVAKAKADVVLIAGYDGGTGASPLTSLKHAGLPWELGLAEAQQTLVLNNLRSRIVVECDGQLKTGRDVAIACLLGAEEFGFATAPLVASGCIMMRKCHLNTCPVGIATQDKTLRKNFKGTPEHVINFFYYVAEELRGIMASLGFRTMEEMIGQTHKINSNKAITHYKARGLDLSSILHRPDSYKYLTVRNTEKQDHNLENVLDFQILKDSHRALYRKEKMTLDYPISNINRSVGAIVSNEISKIYGHLGLPEDTLNINFTGSAGQSLGAFSAHGLTFTVEGNTNDYLGKGLSGAKLIIKKPATATFVAADNIIVGNVCLFGAVEGQAFINGIAGERFAVRNSGATAVVEGVGDHGCEYMTGGKVVVLGKTGRNFAAGMSGGIAYIYDPENKFKNGLCNTETIEFEAIEGDEADELKQLIEKHVLYTNSARGTELLSDWNVSLENFVKVMPTEYKKALKRLETEEQMVEELTA